TCGGGCCAGGAAAACGACCCCCATTCCGCCCCGCCCCAACTCCCGGTCAAGCGAATAGCGCCCCGCGACCTGCGCCTGAAGGGCGAGGAACTCGGGGGAAAGAGCGTTTTCAGATTGAAACATGGTCAACGTACGGCGGGAGCGTCACGGTGGTTTCGATCATCGATCATCGATGATCGATGATCGATGATCGATCCCTCACGGCTGGGGTGGCCGGTACTTCGGCCGGAAGTTGGTGTCCGGCTGGAATCCCTCGCGCGGCCCGCCGGGCCCGCTCGGCCGACGCCCGCCCGTGGTATCGAAGGGCGCTCGGCCCGTCCGATTGAAGTCCATCTGCCAGGTCCCGCCCACCGGCACCCGCTTGAAATCTTCGATCATCCGCGAGGCACGGAAGATCGTCTCGCGGAATGGCTCGAGTGTCGTCGGCTTGTAGACGTCCTGACTCGAGACGACGTTGAAGCCATAGGCCGACCCCGGGGCGAGGTTGCGGACGGTGATCCGCAGGTCGACGGAATCGTTGGTGCCCGGCGCCAACTGGACCAGCACCATGCCGTCGGCGCCTTCGAAGCTGGTGTTGCGGACGCTTCGGTCCGCGCTCTGCTCGGGCACCACGACCTCCCAGCCGGTGCCACCGCGCACCCGGCGGGCCAGTTCCTGTGTCACCTGCGCATTGAGCGCCGCGAGTTCCGGCGTCGTGGGCGCGCGCGGCGCCGTCACCAGCACCAGGCGGCGCGGTTTGGCCGTGCCCACGATGGTGGCCACGGCGGCGCCTGGGGCGACGGCCGTCGCGCTGGGCGCAGTCGGTGGCTGCGGCATCCGGGTGCGGCTCATTTCGCCGAAGCGCGCACGCAGGATCGAGTCGACGGTGGCAATCTGCACGTCGAGCGGGAGCGCAACCATCGTGGTCTCGACCACCATGCGTCGCGCCGTGGTGGGCCGAGTCATCTCGAGTTCGCTCCACATCTGCTGCGCGATCTTGAGCGAATCGGCGCGCGTCATCGGCTTGCCGATGAGTGCCCCGCCCTCCAGCGAATCACGGCCACCGGCGACCACCACCGTGTTCGGTGCCGCGGGCGTCGCCGGTGGCGGCGAGTTCCGAATCTGCGCCCAGTACACCGCCGCGCTCAGCACCGTCAGCAGTGCCACGGCCGCCACACCAAGCGGAATCCGGCTCTTCGGCACCACGACGGCCGTCCGTTCACCCGACGTCTCGCGATGCGCGTCGGCGGCCATCATCCCGGCGATGCGGTCGAGCTCCCGCAGCACGGTCTGCGCATCGGCCGGCCGCTCGCTCGGATTCTTCGCGAGGCAGTGCGCAATCAGCACCGAGAGCGCTTCCGGCACCTCGGCGCGGAGCGCGTGCAGCGACTCCGGTGTGCGCGTGAGCTGCGCCGTCATCGTCGCCGTGGGGGAAGGTGCGGAGAACGGGCTCGCGCCGATCAGCAATTCGTAGGCAAGCAGACCGACCGCATAGATGTCGACGCGATGATCGGCGGCCGGATCGGCGGCGAGTTGCTCCGGCGCCATGTAGGCGGGCGTGCCGATCGCCATCCCCGACGTGGTGTGCCCGGCGATCCCGGTCGGCAAGGCGGCGAAGAGCGCCTTTGCCACGCCGAAGTCGGTGACCACGGCGTGCTGCCCGTCGGAGAGGATGTTGGCCGGCTTGATGTCGCGATGGACCACGCCGCGGGCGTGGGCATACGCCAGCGCCTCGACCACGTCGTGCAGCATGACGATCGTGTCGCGCACCGGGAGCGGGCCCTGCTGCTCGAGGCGGTGCCGAAGCGATTCGCCGGCGATGAACGGCATCGTGAACCAGAGGAGCTCGCCCGCCTCGCCGGCGTGGAGCAGGGGCACGATGTACGGATGGGAGAGGCGCGCCGCCAACTGCACCTCGCGCCGGAACCGCTCGCGATTGACGCCAGCCGCCAACTCGGGTGGCAGCACCTTGATCACGACCTCGCGCCCCAACGCCTGTTCGCGCGCCACGAACACCCGGCTCATCCCGCCGCCGGTGAGTTCGCGCTCGATCAGGTAGGCCTCGCCAAGGGCGGCTTTGAGGTCGGTGAGCAGGGCGTCGGTCACGTCATTCCTGGTGCGTTGGTCGGTCGGGGGAAGCCCCCCGCGGGTTCGTCTGCTGAATATACGGCTTCGACGGGCCGAAGGATGAGACCGCCGATCCTCCCCATGGGAGGCCGAGGCCACGATAGATTTCACCCCCAGTCACTTTCTGCCCGATGCCCGAGGCACCTGATGCGACGCACCACCTCCGCCCCGACGACGCCCCTGCCCACCCCACTCCGGGCCCGACGCCCTGCCCGACGTCTCGTGGCGGCAGCCCTGGTGCTCGCCGCGTGTGGCGGGTCACCCACCGGCACCGCGGGCGTCGAGGTGGTCGTCATCACCCCGACGACGCTCTCGGTCGGGGTGGGCGGGATCGACTCGCTCTCCGCGATCGCCATCGGCGCTGGCGGCAGTGCCGTCACCACCCCGATCGTCTGGCGCTCCCTCGCCCCGACCATCGCCACCGTGACCGGCACGGGCAGGGTGACCGGTGTCATTCCCGGGAGCGCGATGGTGGTCGCCTCGGCCGGTGGCAAGGCGGATACCGTCGAGGTGCAGGTCTACGGCGCACTGCAGGCGATCACCGTCAGCATCGACCGCCCCGTCATCAAGTCGAGTGACACCACCCGGGTCCGCGCCATCGGGCGGGACGTCGGCGGTCGCATCGTGCCGATCACCCCGGAATGGTCGGTCTCCGATCCGACCGTCGCGATCGTCGCGCCCAACGGCCTCGTGCTCGGCCTCCGCTACGACGCCAACACCCCGATCTTCGCGAGCGTGGATGGCATCAGCGGCTTCGCGACCGTCGCCGTGATTCCGTCCGAGGTGAAGAGCGTCGCCATTCGCCCCGACACCGCGACGATCTCGCTGGGGACCACCTTCCTGTTGCGACCGACCGTGATCGACGAATTCGACGTCGAGGTCACGGATCGAACCGTGCTGTGGACCTCGACCAACAACGATGTGATCACCGTCACCAGCGCGGGGCAACTGCTCGCCGTCTCGCCGGGCAGCGCCACGGTGCGCGCCACCACGGGCGGAAAGACCGGTTCGGCCACGTTCACGGTGCTGAGCATCCCGCAGAATGTCTATCAGCTCGAGGTGACCAATCAGCTGATGGCATCGGTGCGGCTCTTCGTGAACGACTCGCAGGTGGTGACGCTGCAGGAGAACTCGTCGACCGCGCTCCAGTTGGAGAAGGTGGCGAGCGCCCGCATTCGCTGGGTCATCATCCGGCCCAAGGCCGGCACGGCCGGCGAGCCGCTGTCGGAAACCCTCGCGACCCTGACCAACCCCGATGGCATCGTGAGCCTCACGATCGACAACGTCATCAACGGCTCGACGTACTTCACGCCGTTCGTCCGGTCGCTGGCGAGCGACAAGTTCGATGTGGACATGACGCTGAAGGATGCGGCGGGACCCTGCGGCTGTCCGGTGTCGGCCGCCGAACCGGACCGCCGCTTCGGCTACTGGCGGTATGGTCCGGGCGCGACGATGTTGCTGATCAACGCGGCAAATCCGTCGCTGACCATCCCGGTGGCAGTCCCACCTGGGGCCATCGAGGCGGGCACCGGCATCTGGCGCACCACGATCCTCGTCGGCCCGTGAGCGCGGCTACTCCTTGTAGCCGACCGCGCGGGCAAGGACGTTCGCGACGATGAACGTCACGATGAAGAAACCGAGCAACGCATAGATATAGACGAGTTCAGGCAACGGCATGGGACGCACGGGACGACTCCGGGAATATGGCCGGGGGAAAAACTAACCGAATTCGTGCAGACGGCGCTGGTCGATCAGCGCCCAGCAGCAGATCGCCACGTGGGACTCGTACCCCGCAATGAGCCGGCGGATCGTTGCCGGCTTCATCCGCCGGAAGACCACGCCCGCCGCACGCGCCACGCCGGCATCGCCGGTGGGCCAGATCTCGGGATGGCCGAAGCCGAAGATCGCCACCATCTGGGCGCTCCACGGCCCCAGCCCCTTGATGGTGGTGATTTCCGCGATCAGGGCGTCGGCGTCGAGGCCCTGCCAGGCCGACCGCGGGTCGCCCCGCTCCGCCACATATCGCCCCCACGCCGCGAGGGTCTTCCGCTTCCCGCGCGAGAGCCCGTGCACCGGCGGATCGTCGGGCGGCGTCGCCATCGCCCAGTCCACCACCCCCTCGGCGGTCCCGAACGCCACCAGCAAACGCTCCATGATCGTGCGCGCTGCGGCGGCCGAGACCAGCTGGGCGACCACGGTCCGGACCACCAGGTCGGTCAACGGCCGTTCATCAGGGACGATCCGCTCCAGGGGGTGCGCCAGCTCCACGAGCCTCGCCAGTCGCGGGTGTCGCGCGCTCAGCTCCCGCGCCGCGACCTTGTGCGGGTCGCGGGCGGGCCGTGTGATCCCGCCCAGGCGGGTCGGATCAGGAGAACGAGCCGTACCGATTACTCGCTGCCGGCCGGCTTCTCGGCCGGCGGGGCGGGCGGCTCGGTGGCCGTCGGGGCGGTGGTGCAGGTGACCGTCTTTCCACCCCGCTCGAGGGTCACCTCGTTCCCCTTGTTCCAGAAGGTCGCGGTGGAGTCGGCGTAGCGTGCTCCCGAGGCGGCCGGCACCTGGCGCAACCGCACGCGCTCGTCGCCGATCGCGAGGGAGACGACGCCGGTGCCGCTCGAATCGGTGGCAAAGAGGGCGAAGATCTCCGTCTTGTCGTCGCAGTTGAAGACGGCCGCGGACGCACCCGGCGGCGGTGCCATCATCGCCTGCTTGGCGCTATCGGGATTGGCGGCATCGGAGGCAGCCTTCGGTGCACAGGCGGCGACGAGGAGCAGGGCAAGCGGGGCACGGCGCATGGAGCACTCCGGAATGATGGCGAATCAGGGGGTACGTGGCCGCTGCAGCACGGCCCAGACAGCAAAATGATCGGAGGGCCAGAGCGGCCCGAAGCGACGACGATCGATCCCCGCATCGCTGACGCGCCAGGAGGGATCGGCCAGGATGAAGTCGATCTTCCCGCCGGTCGAGTCGCCGCGAAAGCTGTTGAACGTCCCGACGACGCGCGCGTCGGGGTGTGCGGCGCGGAAGGTGTCGCGGAGCGGCGTGCGCGTCGAGGTAACCATTGCCTGCGCCGCCGGATTCGTCTCGTCGGCGTTGAAGTCGCCGAAGACCAGCACGCCGTCGCCCGGTGCACCATCCTGCGCAATCCGCTGCAACAGCAACGCGGCGCTCTTCTCGCGCGACGGTTGCGATT
The DNA window shown above is from Gemmatimonadota bacterium and carries:
- a CDS encoding serine/threonine protein kinase, which encodes MTDALLTDLKAALGEAYLIERELTGGGMSRVFVAREQALGREVVIKVLPPELAAGVNRERFRREVQLAARLSHPYIVPLLHAGEAGELLWFTMPFIAGESLRHRLEQQGPLPVRDTIVMLHDVVEALAYAHARGVVHRDIKPANILSDGQHAVVTDFGVAKALFAALPTGIAGHTTSGMAIGTPAYMAPEQLAADPAADHRVDIYAVGLLAYELLIGASPFSAPSPTATMTAQLTRTPESLHALRAEVPEALSVLIAHCLAKNPSERPADAQTVLRELDRIAGMMAADAHRETSGERTAVVVPKSRIPLGVAAVALLTVLSAAVYWAQIRNSPPPATPAAPNTVVVAGGRDSLEGGALIGKPMTRADSLKIAQQMWSELEMTRPTTARRMVVETTMVALPLDVQIATVDSILRARFGEMSRTRMPQPPTAPSATAVAPGAAVATIVGTAKPRRLVLVTAPRAPTTPELAALNAQVTQELARRVRGGTGWEVVVPEQSADRSVRNTSFEGADGMVLVQLAPGTNDSVDLRITVRNLAPGSAYGFNVVSSQDVYKPTTLEPFRETIFRASRMIEDFKRVPVGGTWQMDFNRTGRAPFDTTGGRRPSGPGGPREGFQPDTNFRPKYRPPQP
- a CDS encoding Ig-like domain-containing protein, encoding MRRTTSAPTTPLPTPLRARRPARRLVAAALVLAACGGSPTGTAGVEVVVITPTTLSVGVGGIDSLSAIAIGAGGSAVTTPIVWRSLAPTIATVTGTGRVTGVIPGSAMVVASAGGKADTVEVQVYGALQAITVSIDRPVIKSSDTTRVRAIGRDVGGRIVPITPEWSVSDPTVAIVAPNGLVLGLRYDANTPIFASVDGISGFATVAVIPSEVKSVAIRPDTATISLGTTFLLRPTVIDEFDVEVTDRTVLWTSTNNDVITVTSAGQLLAVSPGSATVRATTGGKTGSATFTVLSIPQNVYQLEVTNQLMASVRLFVNDSQVVTLQENSSTALQLEKVASARIRWVIIRPKAGTAGEPLSETLATLTNPDGIVSLTIDNVINGSTYFTPFVRSLASDKFDVDMTLKDAAGPCGCPVSAAEPDRRFGYWRYGPGATMLLINAANPSLTIPVAVPPGAIEAGTGIWRTTILVGP
- a CDS encoding MliC family protein — translated: MRRAPLALLLVAACAPKAASDAANPDSAKQAMMAPPPGASAAVFNCDDKTEIFALFATDSSGTGVVSLAIGDERVRLRQVPAASGARYADSTATFWNKGNEVTLERGGKTVTCTTAPTATEPPAPPAEKPAGSE